The following coding sequences are from one Microbulbifer sp. TB1203 window:
- a CDS encoding SgcJ/EcaC family oxidoreductase, giving the protein MSLTPDRTEIEAIFQRLAKALAERDAGAIVALYAPNAVIYDLAPPLGRRGIDRHRVSEWLATWDGPIRIDVRDLDLTIDGDLAFATALNRMRGLQGGAEQDLWFRSTTCFCKADGRWRIVHEHTSVPFYMDGSDQAALDLEP; this is encoded by the coding sequence ATGAGCCTGACCCCAGACAGAACCGAAATCGAGGCAATATTCCAGCGTCTTGCCAAGGCCCTTGCCGAGCGGGATGCCGGTGCCATTGTCGCGCTCTATGCTCCGAATGCAGTGATTTACGATCTCGCACCCCCGCTGGGGCGTCGCGGTATAGATCGCCACAGAGTTTCGGAGTGGCTCGCGACCTGGGATGGGCCCATCCGTATTGATGTTCGCGACCTCGATCTTACCATCGATGGCGATCTGGCGTTCGCAACGGCGTTGAATAGAATGCGCGGCCTCCAGGGTGGTGCAGAACAGGACCTTTGGTTCCGCTCCACCACCTGTTTTTGCAAAGCAGATGGGCGATGGCGCATCGTTCACGAGCACACCTCTGTACCCTTCTATATGGACGGGAGCGATCAGGCCGCGCTTGATCTTGAGCCTTAG
- a CDS encoding aldo/keto reductase: MKNRLTRRQTLQLIGTAAALPPGPLLAGPAERHKKPIPGTEQRLPVIGMGTWRTFNVGSDPLLLDARTEVVRAFFQHGGGLIDSSPMYGSAPDVMGYALKHLGKPASLFSAEKVWSPGPAVQRGSRWLSWLDAEAYNASTWYRYTT; this comes from the coding sequence ATGAAAAATCGCCTCACTCGCAGACAAACCCTCCAGCTAATCGGCACCGCTGCCGCACTTCCGCCCGGCCCGCTGCTCGCCGGCCCTGCAGAGCGGCATAAAAAGCCGATCCCCGGAACGGAACAGCGGCTCCCGGTGATCGGCATGGGCACCTGGCGCACTTTCAACGTCGGCAGCGACCCGCTGTTGCTTGACGCGCGCACCGAGGTGGTACGGGCATTTTTCCAGCACGGCGGCGGCCTGATCGATTCCTCTCCCATGTATGGTTCCGCGCCCGACGTGATGGGTTATGCCCTGAAGCATCTCGGAAAACCCGCCAGCCTGTTTTCAGCCGAGAAGGTCTGGAGCCCGGGGCCGGCGGTTCAGCGCGGGAGCAGGTGGCTGAGCTGGCTGGACGCTGAGGCGTACAACGCTTCGACCTGGTACAGGTACACAACCTGA
- a CDS encoding YdeI/OmpD-associated family protein has protein sequence MTKLISSASPRAGRAATGQNLTAQAERLIAEGRMQEPGMERVRAARSDDRWEAAYALGSEMMVPGDFLMAWEKHPGAKVFFKTQSGQNVYTIAYRPQTTSKPETQQKRFEKFFTMLQNGEKVGIQVKSSDKWISVFAGIPMPRNLSHV, from the coding sequence ATGACGAAGCTTATCTCCAGCGCTTCACCCCGCGCCGGAAGGGCGGCAACTGGTCAAAACTTAACCGCACAGGCGGAGCGGCTTATTGCGGAAGGAAGGATGCAGGAGCCGGGCATGGAGCGGGTGCGCGCAGCCCGGTCAGATGACCGCTGGGAGGCCGCCTATGCCCTGGGGAGCGAGATGATGGTTCCCGGTGACTTCTTGATGGCCTGGGAGAAGCACCCCGGTGCGAAGGTATTCTTCAAGACGCAGAGTGGGCAGAATGTCTATACCATTGCCTATCGCCCCCAGACGACAAGTAAGCCGGAAACACAGCAGAAGCGATTTGAGAAGTTCTTCACAATGCTTCAGAATGGCGAAAAAGTCGGAATTCAGGTAAAGAGTTCAGATAAATGGATTTCGGTGTTCGCCGGGATTCCAATGCCGAGGAATTTGTCCCATGTATAA
- a CDS encoding nuclear transport factor 2 family protein — MYKALPLISVLLLPTALFAGESDDMAAIRQAALDYIESQHNVSPDRMETAIHKQLAKRTYWKRQDQDEFVMETDYDTMVKVAETYNKNGDSFPEKPRKEIEILDIDGRVASVKLTADDWIDYMHLFKNDNGEWKIINVLWQYHDKAKHISRQ, encoded by the coding sequence ATGTATAAGGCGCTTCCCCTTATTTCCGTTCTACTGCTGCCCACAGCCCTGTTTGCCGGCGAATCGGACGATATGGCGGCAATCAGGCAGGCTGCGTTGGACTACATCGAATCCCAGCACAATGTCTCTCCAGACAGAATGGAGACTGCCATTCACAAGCAGCTTGCCAAAAGAACCTACTGGAAACGGCAGGATCAGGATGAGTTTGTAATGGAGACCGATTACGACACTATGGTCAAGGTTGCGGAGACCTACAATAAGAACGGAGACAGCTTCCCCGAGAAGCCTCGCAAGGAGATTGAAATACTGGATATCGATGGCAGGGTTGCCTCGGTCAAGTTGACCGCAGACGACTGGATCGATTACATGCACCTCTTTAAAAACGACAACGGTGAGTGGAAGATAATCAATGTTTTATGGCAATATCACGATAAAGCAAAGCATATAAGCAGACAATAA
- a CDS encoding family 43 glycosylhydrolase, with product MNYPVSSINPGKTIMNRFLFKSALLPLLLGSSMCFAQNPLDFGSNIRTADPSGHVWADGRMYLYTSHDEECQEDFYMKDWYTFSSDDLVNWTNHGPSLSVDQLSWADNYAWAPDAAYKNGKYYLVFPAGTGMKDRKNPKNSTKWMGIGVAVSDSPTGPFKDAIGGPLWKDPYANDPSLFIDDDGKAYLYFHGTNSDYYVAEMADDLLSVKGDFYKMDMGGYEPKMEGPWVFKRNGIYYFTMPENNRTLTYYMAKSPKGPWKYQGAIMDEEASSNNHHSIVEFKGQWILFYHRWLDTPESSCKKKQRHVAAEYLYFNDDGTIQKVERTAQGVSDFASKIEKPNASHAQ from the coding sequence ATGAATTATCCTGTCAGTAGCATCAATCCTGGAAAAACAATAATGAATCGGTTTCTTTTTAAATCTGCATTACTACCCCTCTTATTAGGTTCTTCGATGTGCTTTGCACAAAATCCACTCGATTTTGGCAGTAATATACGAACAGCCGATCCATCGGGTCATGTCTGGGCCGATGGTAGAATGTACCTATACACCTCTCATGATGAAGAGTGCCAGGAAGATTTCTACATGAAGGACTGGTATACCTTTTCATCTGACGATCTCGTCAACTGGACAAATCATGGCCCCAGCCTATCGGTGGATCAGCTCTCCTGGGCGGATAATTATGCCTGGGCACCGGATGCAGCCTATAAGAATGGTAAATACTACCTGGTGTTTCCTGCCGGGACAGGCATGAAGGACCGGAAGAACCCGAAAAACAGCACAAAGTGGATGGGGATTGGCGTTGCGGTAAGCGATTCGCCAACAGGGCCTTTCAAGGATGCGATTGGCGGACCGCTGTGGAAAGACCCCTATGCGAACGATCCCAGTCTTTTCATCGATGACGACGGCAAGGCTTATTTGTATTTTCACGGCACCAATAGCGATTATTATGTCGCGGAAATGGCGGATGACCTACTCAGCGTAAAGGGCGACTTTTATAAAATGGATATGGGCGGTTATGAGCCCAAGATGGAAGGCCCGTGGGTGTTTAAACGAAACGGCATTTACTATTTCACCATGCCGGAAAACAACAGAACCCTGACCTATTACATGGCGAAATCACCAAAAGGCCCCTGGAAATATCAGGGTGCTATTATGGATGAAGAAGCCAGCAGTAATAATCATCACTCGATTGTTGAATTTAAAGGGCAGTGGATTTTGTTTTATCACCGCTGGTTGGACACCCCTGAGTCAAGCTGTAAAAAGAAACAGCGGCACGTTGCTGCGGAATACCTCTATTTTAATGACGACGGCACAATCCAAAAAGTCGAAAGGACCGCTCAAGGGGTTAGTGACTTTGCCAGTAAAATAGAAAAACCTAACGCTAGTCACGCGCAATAA
- the ybaK gene encoding Cys-tRNA(Pro) deacylase translates to MTPGILAAKKSKINYRVHEYPHDPSSESYGLEAAEKLSVAEERVFKTLVVSLDGRELAVCVIPVSSMLSMKLVAKAAGAKKAAMADKADVERSTGYVLGGVSPLGQKKRLRTIIDSSARNHPTIYVSAGRRGLEIELNPEDLNRLINGVFAKICQS, encoded by the coding sequence ATGACCCCAGGAATTCTTGCCGCCAAGAAAAGTAAGATCAATTACAGGGTACATGAATATCCTCATGATCCATCCAGTGAATCCTATGGCCTGGAGGCCGCCGAGAAGCTGAGCGTTGCTGAAGAAAGAGTTTTCAAGACACTGGTTGTAAGCCTTGACGGAAGAGAGCTGGCGGTGTGTGTTATCCCTGTTTCCTCGATGCTGAGCATGAAACTTGTCGCGAAAGCCGCTGGCGCAAAGAAGGCCGCTATGGCAGACAAAGCCGATGTGGAACGCTCGACCGGGTATGTTCTGGGCGGTGTCAGCCCTCTCGGCCAGAAAAAGCGCCTCCGGACCATTATCGATAGCTCAGCCAGGAATCACCCCACTATCTATGTCAGTGCCGGCCGCAGGGGGCTGGAAATAGAGTTGAATCCGGAGGATTTGAACAGACTGATCAATGGCGTGTTTGCTAAAATATGTCAGTCGTAA
- a CDS encoding YciI family protein, with the protein MSRYLVTAFRTPQFDPLVIDEHRAFLDSLREQGKLELAGPFTDQSGGAYLIKAENLEEAEALAFSDPVHTSKSSIVAVYEWNAK; encoded by the coding sequence ATGTCTCGGTACCTTGTCACGGCCTTCCGCACCCCGCAATTCGACCCATTGGTGATCGACGAACACCGCGCCTTCCTGGACAGCCTCAGGGAGCAGGGGAAACTGGAGCTCGCCGGCCCCTTCACAGACCAGTCCGGTGGCGCCTACCTGATCAAAGCCGAGAACCTGGAGGAAGCCGAGGCCCTGGCATTCAGCGATCCGGTACACACCTCAAAGTCTTCGATTGTTGCGGTTTACGAGTGGAACGCAAAGTAA